A region of the Neomicrococcus lactis genome:
GTATCACCACAAAAACCTGTACACACAGACCAGTTACCGGACTCTCACCGTCTACGGTCGGGCTTCCCAACCCATTCACCTCAGTGCATACACATTTCACGACCCAAAACGGTGATCGTACGTGGTAACCCCACAACCCCCATGATGCAACCCCCGTCAGGTATCACACACCACAGGTTTAGCCTCTTCCGCGTTCGCTCGCCACTACTAACGGAATCACTTTTGTTTTCTCTTCCTACGGGTACTGAGATGTTTCACTTCCCCGCGTTTCCCCCAATACCCTATGAATTCAGATATTGGTTACACGTCATAACACGTGCAGGGTTTCCCCATTCGGAGATCCTGGCATCAACGCTCGGTTATCAACTCCACCAGGCTTATCGCAGATTCCCACGTCCTTCATCGGCTCCCAATGCCAAGGCATCCACCATGCGCCCTTAAAAACTTACAAACACAAAAAGCTCATAAGCAAGAACAAACACTAAACAAACACAAGAACAATCAAAATTATTACTCGGATATATTTGCAGAAAACAACAACCACAATAAATTGCGATTGTTAGATGCTCGCGTCCACTATACAGTTCCCAAACAACAACCCACACACCCCACACCAGAAGAAACACTATGGTTTCAACCGTGTTAGCAGCATGCAGACACCTTCAAAACAACAACCCTCCACACACACAAAAACCCCAACGGATTCTCTTGTTTGTGGATGGCCTGTTGTTTCAGGCCCCAATAATGTGTCATAACCACCCATCCATTCACCAGACTCGTCTTGTCTTCCTCACCCTGACCTCCCACCGAAATGGTTGGTCCTGGTTGTACTAACAAAACGTGCCGGCACGAGAATGCGCAGCAAATTTGTTGATATTCCACCCATGAGCACCACGCCCTCGCAACACAAGTACGAGATAGCGGGTAACTTCTACCACCACACACAAACATCATGTGATGCTGTGCGACAGGTGTTAGATGCTCCTTAGAAAGGAGGTGATCCAGCCGCACCTTCCGGTACGGCTACCTTGTTACGACTTAGTCCCAATCGCCAGTCCCACCTTCGACAGCTCCCTCCCACAAGGGGTTAGGCCACCGGCTTCGGGTGTTACCAACTTTCGTGACTTGACGGGCGGTGTGTACAAGGCCCGGGAACGTATTCACCGCAGCGTTGCTGATCTGCGATTACTAGCGACTCCGACTTCATGGGGTCGAGTTGCAGACCCCAATCCGAACTGAGACCGGCTTTTTGGGATTAGCTCCACCTCACAGTATCGCAACCCTTTGTACCGGCCATTGTAGCATGCGTGAAGCCCAAGACATAAGGGGCATGATGATTTGACGTCGTCCCCACCTTCCTCCGAGTTGACCCCGGCAGTCTCCTATGAGTCCCCACCATAACGTGCTGGCAACATAGAACGAGGGTTGCGCTCGTTGCGGGACTTAACCCAACATCTCACGACACGAGCTGACGACAACCATGCACCACCTGTGAACCAGCCCCGAAGGGAAACCGCATCTCTGCGGCGATCTAGTCCATGTCAAGCCTTGGTAAGGTTCTTCGCGTTGCATCGAATTAATCCGCATGCTCCGCCGCTTGTGCGGGCCCCCGTCAATTCCTTTGAGTTTTAGCCTTGCGGCCGTACTCCCCAGGCGGGGCACTTAATGCGTTAGCTACGGCGCGGAAAACGTGGAATGTCCCCCACACCTAGTGCCCAACGTTTACGGCATGGACTACCAGGGTATCTAATCCTGTTCGCTACCCATGCTTTCGCTCCTCAGCGTCAGTTACAGCCCAGAGACCTGCCTTCGCCATCGGTGTTCCTCCTGATATCTGCGCATTTCACCGCTACACCAGGAATTCCAGTCTCCCCTACTGCACTCTAGCCTGCCCGTACCCACCGCAGATCCGGAGTTAAGCCCCGGACTTTCACGGCAGACGCGACAAACCGCCTACGAGCTCTTTACGCCCAATAATTCCGGATAACGCTCGCGCCCTACGTATTACCGCGGCTGCTGGCACGTAGTTAGCCGGCGCTTCTTCTGCAAGTACCGTCACTTTCGCTTCTTCCTTACTGAAAGAGGTTTACAACCCGAAGGCCGTCATCCCTCACGCGGCGTCGCTGCATCAGGCTTTCGCCCATTGTGCAATATTCCCCACTGCTGCCTCCCGTAGGAGTCTGGGCCGTGTCTCAGTCCCAGTGTGGCCGGTCACCCTCTCAGGCCGGCTACCCGTCGTCGCCTTGGTGAGCCACTACCTCACCAACAAGCTGATAGGCCGCGAGTCCATCCCCAACCAAAAAATCTTTCCAACACCCACCATGCGGCAAATGTTCATATCCAGTATTAGACCCAATTTCTCAGGCTTATCCCAGAGTCAGGGGCAGGTTACTCACGTGTTACTCACCCGTTCGCCACTAATCCACCTAGCAAGCTAGGCATCATCGTTCGACTTGCATGTGTTAAGCACGCCGCCAGCGTTCATCCTGAGCCAGGATCAAACTCTCCGTAAAAAAAATACAGACACCACCAACACAACACGGGAAAACGCGTTACACGATGGCACCAAATTCAAACCCAGCAATAAAAAACCCAACAACAAACAACCACAAAAGCAGCCATTCACCATCAGGCAGTTATTACCGATATAAAACAATCGGTATCAACAAACATGACACACTATTGAGATCTCAAACAACAGACACCTACCAAACTTCCATCGAGAACCATTTCTCAATCTCCGTCGTGGCGGCTTATTCACTTTACTCTGTTCGTGAACTTCAGTCAAACTGAAGGTGAACATCGTATTCGTGATTTGCGCTTTTCACCAGGAATTTCGTCTTTCAGACTTTCTTTCCGGCGAGCGGCGCGAGATAAAACTTTACCCGGACTGGAACCCCTTTGCAAATCGGGACCCTCCTCGCGCTGCGCGAGTCAGAAAAACCCCGGAATTACGCTGATCTTTGCGGGACCCAACGAAGGTAAACAGGCGGTTAACGAGCAAAGGCGACGAAACTCTTTTTCGAGAGCTGCGTCACCTTTGCGGCGTCATTTTCAGATATTTAGGTCTTCACTTCAGATCGCCAGGCTCAAGAAGCCCGGAAACTCAGCGAACTTACTAGTTCTTGACCCGGTAGATGACCGCTCCCAACGGCGGAAGAGTCACGGTTGCGCTAGCCGGCATCGCGAACTTGGCATCGTTGCTTGCGGAAATTGCTCCCTGCGCAACGACTCCCGATCCGCCCCAAGCGGCGTCGTCGGAATTGAAGATCTCTTCCCACTCCCCCGCAGCCGGCAGACCCAAGTTGTATCCCTCGCGCGGTGCGCCGGAGAAGTTGAGAGCAACAACTACCTGTTCGCCCGCACGGTTGCGGCGCACGAAGGCCAAAGTGTTGCCCGCGCTGTCATTGGAATCAATCCACTGGAAGCCAGAAGGATCGTTGTCCAACTCCCAAAGCGCCGAGTTCTCCGTGTACACGCGATTCAATTCCTTGACCATGTGCTGGACACCCTTGTGCTCAGGCTTCTCGGTGAGCCACCAGTCAAGACCAGCGGCCTCGCTCCACTCGGCATCCTGCGCGTATTCGGTACCCATGAAGATGAGCTGCTTACCCGGGTGAGTCCACTGGAACGCCAAGTACGCGCGCACATTCGCGAGCTGCTTCCATCGATCGCCCGGCATCTTGCGCAAGAGCGAACCCTTGCCGTGCACCACTTCGTCATGCGAAATCGGCAGGATGAAGTTCTCGGTCCAGGCGTACACCAGACCGAACGTCATCTTGTCGTGATGCCACGCGCGGTTGATCGGGTCTTCTTGGATGTACTCGAGGGTGTCGTGCATCCAGCCCATGTTCCACTTGATGCCGAAGCCCAAGCCGCCATGGTTGGTAGGACGGGTGACGCCATCGAACGCAGTGGATTCTTCCGCGATCATGACGGTTCCCGGTGCCACACGGTAGGAAGTCGCGTTGACTTCCTGCAAGAAGGTGATGGCCTCGAGGTTTTCGCGGCCGCCGAAAGCGTTCGGCTCCCACTGTCCGTGTTCGCGCGAGTAATCGAGGTAGAGCATCGACGCCACAGCGTCCACGCGCAATCCATCAATGTGGAACTCGGTGAACCAGTACAGTGCGTTCGCCACCAAGAAGTTGCGAACTTCGTTGCGGCCGAAGTCGAAGATGAGCGTGCCCCAGTCCGGGTGCTCACCGCGACGTGGATCCGGGTGCTCGTAGAGAGGCTGGCCATCAAACTTCGCCAGCGCCCATTCGTCCTTCGGGAAGTGCGCAGGAACCCAGTCCACAATCACGCCGATTCCGGCCTGGTGCAGGGTGTCCACGAGGTAGCGGAAGTCATCCGGCGAACCGAAACGCGACGTTGGTGCGTAGTAACCGGTGACCTGGTAACCCCACGATCCGCCGAACGGATGCTCGGCAACAGGCAAGAATTCCACGTGAGTGAAGCCCTGCCAGCCCACGTACTCAGCCAACTGGTGTGCCATTTCGCGGTAGCTCAGTCCCGGACGCCATGAGCCCAAGTGCACTTCGTACACACTCATCGGTCCGTTGTGCGGATTCACCGACGTGCGGCGCTCCATCCATTCGTCGTCACCGAAGGCATAGTTGCTTTCCTCCACCACGGAACCCGTGAGCGGCGGAATTTCGGTAGCGCGCGCGAGCGGATCAGCCTTGTCTCGCCACTGGCCGTCCTGGCCACGAATTTCAAACTTGTACACGTCGCCGGCCGCGGCACCTGGGACGAAAATTTCCCAGATTCCCGTGTGGCCCAGCGAGCGCATCGCGTGCACGGAGCCATCCCAGTTATTGAACGTGCCTTTGACGCGTACGCTTTGCGCATTCGGAGCCCACACGGCAAAGCTAACGCCCACGGTTTCGCCCAAAATGGAGGAATACCGCTGTACGTGCGCACCGAGGACTTCCCACAACTGCTCGTGGCGACCTTCACCGATGAGGTGCATGTCCATTTCGCCGAGGGTTGGCAAGTGGCGGTAAGGATCGTCCTCCACCACGTTGTCGTCGCCATTCCAGCTTGTGGAAATGCGGTAGTCCGGCACGCGGCCTGGCACTTCAGCCTTCAACACCGCGGTCCATACGCCGGCATGCTCGTGATGCATCGGTAGCGAACCGTTCTTGGTGATAACCTCAACGCCCTCCGCAAAAGGACGGCGCACACGAATGGTCACGAACTCGTTGTCATGCAGATGCGCGCCCAGCACCGAGTGCGGCGCGAAGTGCTCGCCGTTGCCCACAGCCTGCAGGACCTCCTGCGAGACAGCGAGCGGCTTGATATCGCGGGCCATGCGGACCGGTGCCGGCTGCTCTTCAGTTGCGGTTGCGTCACTATTTGAGGACGACGCCGCTGCTACGGTTCCAGCCGAGGCCGCGGCTACCACTGGGGTTGCGGCTGCCGCAGTGTTTTCAGTAGCCGGGTGGCTTTCCGAAACATCGTCTACGGTGTTCACGGAGTGGCTTTCCAAGACTTCACGCACGGCTCGAGCTGGAACCGGAATCCACGAAGGACGGTTTTGCTGCTCGTACGCGACTTCGTAGAGCGCCTTATCCAGCCACAATCCCTTGAAGAGCGCCGAGTTGGTGTCTACAGTTTCGCCGGATTCTTCCGCGTACCCCACAAGGAAAGCTTCGCGAGCGGAGCGTGCCCATGCGGAGTGGTCAGTCGGCTCATCGCTCTCATTGTGGTGATCGGCCACGCCCGCGGCGTAGTCGAAAGAGCGAAGCATGCCCACGATGTCGCGCAAAGCAACATCGTTCTGCGAGCGCTCGTCCGCGGCACGGAGAGGTTCGCCTTCAAAGTCCAACACGGTCCAGCCGCGCGCCCTGGAGCGGAGCACTTGGCCCAAGTGATAGTCACCGTGAATGCGCTGCAACACGGGGAGCTCGCGGATGTTTCCCATCTCGCTGAGCACGCCGTCGATCTGCTCGTCGTAGTCGCCCACCGCGGAACCCACGGCTCGCCATCCGCGCTCAACGCGTCCGCGAAGGGACTGCGTGAAGCGAGCTGCGTCGTCGTCCTCAAGGGAACGGGTCCCCGCGACCGAACGCAACGATGCGTGCACGCGTGCCGTGGTGCGGCCAATTTCGCGAGCTTCGCGCGTGAAATCGCGGCCCTGGATGGCGGCAATCGACGCGATACGCCATGCGTCCTTGCTGCCCGGAATGAATTCGCGAATCACGGAAAGGGAACCGGATTCGGGCTTCGCTTCGTCAGCGCTAGTGCCCGTATCCCACGTGCCCACGACTTCGCCGAGGGTTTGCGGGACGTCCTCGGAACCGCCCTGCGTGAGGAGCGAGCCCAGCTCAACGTCAGGATTGACGCCGGAGACCGGAACACGGAAGAACTTGATGATGACGTCGCCTTCGGCGGAGCCAACCACTACGGAGGTGTTGGACTGCTCGCCGCCCAGCACGCCTGCGGACAGTGAGCCCACGAACTCGGCACGCTCCGCGAACTCAGCCAAAGGACGTCCTTCGGCCCCGCCCGTGCGGTTGCCCCGGCGCACCATTTCCAGCCATGCGGTCACGAAGGCTGGGTCATGCGTGCCGTCGTAGACGAAGGTCGGCTCACCCGAACCACCATAAAGGAGCCCAATGAGCGCGGCATCAGCCTCGTCTTGCTCGTCATCAGACGCGGCCAAGAGCGGACGCGGACGCACCGCCAACGGCACGTGAACCACAGCCGTCTCGGCATTCGGCGAATCTACCGCCACCAGTAATGACTGCAGCTCTGCCACCCTGCGGGGATCATCCAATTCCACCGAACCCGCAACGCGCAACGTGAAGTCACGCCCGCGAGCCGGGAACCAGCGCTGCTGCTCGAGCCATTCCGACAACAGCGACAACAACTCCCCGCCCTCGTTGTTAGGGGTCATGGTGCTCTCGACATTGCTCATGGTCTTAGCTCGCCTCCTGGCGTCCTTGAAAAGGGGTGATGACCGGCAGTGACGTAGTCGCTGTCGACGTGATATCTGACTTCGGGGAACGCAAGCGCAACCAGTAGAAGCCCTGGGATCCCAGCGAAATCGTGGTCTTTCCGTCTTCGCCAATTGGCGGGAAGACGTGTCCACCAAAGACATCGCGCAAACCGCGTCCCGCGTAATCCGGCAAGTCCAGCTCAGCGCTGACCGGGTGCTGAGACAGGTTGTAAACGCACAAAATCTGCTCCGCAGCACCGGATTCCATCTGCCACTCTTCGGCATCCGGAACGACCGTCGCTTCGCGCAGGAAAGCCAGCACTTGAGAAGTGGACGACTCCACGCTGCGGTACGAACCCATGCCGAAGACCGGGTGCTGACGGCGCACGCCCAGCATCTGCCGCAACCAGTGCAGCATCGAGGACGAATGAGCCAACTGCTGCTCCACGTTCACGGTGGTGTAGTTGTACACGAGCGACTGGATGACCGGCAGGTACAGCTTGCCTGGGTCCGCGCTCGAGAATCCAGCATTGCGGTCCGGGTTCCACTGCATTGGCGTGCGGGAAGCATCGCGGTCTTCCAGCCAAATGTTGTCGCCCATACCGATTTCGTCGCCGTAGTACAAGAACGGGCTGCCCGGCAGGGAAAGCAACAGGGCGTGGATGAGCTCAAGCTCGGAGCGGGAGTTATCCAGCAGCGGCGCCAAGCGACGGCGAATACCCACGTTGGCGCGCATGCGCGAATCCGGTGCGTACCAGCCCAACATCGCTTCGCGCTCTGCCGGCGTCACCATTTCGAGTGTCAGCTCGTCATGGTTACGCAAGAACGTGCCCCACTGCGTCCCGTTCGGGATCGCCGGGGTGTGCTCCATAGCCTCGATAATGGGCTCAGCCTGTTGATTACGCAGTGCGTAGAAGATCTTCGGCATGATCGGGAAGTGGAAGCACATGTGGCATTCCGGGTTTTCCTCGCTGCCGAAGTACTCCACCACTTCTGCCGGCGGCTGGTTGGCCTCGGCGATGATGATGCGTCCCGGGTATTCCTTGTCCACAAGCGCACGGAGATCCCGCAAGAAGTCATGCGTTCCCGGCAAGTTCTCGCAGTTGGTGCCGTCTTCCTCGTAGAGGTACGGGATGGCGTCCGCGCGGAAGCCGTCCACGCCCACGTCCAGCCAGAAGCGCACCACGTTGAACATGGCTTCGTGCACGGCCGGGTTCTCAAAGTTCAGGTCCGGCTGGTGGCTGAAGAAGCGGTGCCAGTAGAACTGGCGGCGTACCGGGTCAAAGGACCAGTTCGATTCCTCAGTGTCAATGAAGATGATGCGGGCGTCTTGGTACTTCTCGTCCGTATCGCTCCACACGTAGAAATCGCCGTAGGGTCCGTCTGGATCGCGGCGGGATTCCTGAAACCAGTGGTGCTGGTCGCTCGTGTGGTTCATGGGCAGGTCGATGATGACGCGTAGCCCGCGAGCGTGCGCTTCAGAGACGAGTCGGCGGAAGTCACCGAGCGTACCGAATTCGTCCAGCACGTCCTCGTAATCCGAGATGTCATAGCCGCCGTCTTTGAGGGGCGACTTGAAGAACGGTGGCACCCAGAGGCAATCGATGCCGAGCCACTGCAAGTAGTCCAGTTTGTCGATCAAACCTGAGAGGTCACCCACGCCGTCGCCGTTGGAGTCGGCAAATGCGCGAACCAAGACCTCGTAAAACACCGCTTTGCGGTGCCAATCGGGGTCGTGCGAAATTCCGGGTGCGTGCAATTGGTACGGATTAGCCACGAATACCTCGGCGGATTGACAGAATATGGGCAGGGCGGTGGTGTGGATCGAGGCGGTAGTAGTTCTCCGCTCCCCATTCCCACGTTTCGCCGGAAAGAAGGTCGTCCACCAGGAACGTGCCGTGGTCGGTGAGATCCTCGGGCCGCAAATCGAGGGCGGCGAGATCCAGCTGAACTTGTCCTTCACGGGCGTAGTGCGAATCCGTGTTGACCAGCACAATGACGGTATCGATGTCGCCCGTATTTCCTTCCGGTACGACGCCGCCGCTTGCGTCCGTGAGCACACCTTGCGGTTGTGCGTGACGCGTCTTGGAGAAGGCCACTGTGGCGTCATCCGAGGTGGGGTGCAAGCGCAGAGTGCGCAAATCACCCAGTGCTGGATGCGTCTTGCGGATCTCGTTGAGGCGACGAATCAACGGCACAATCGAGCGTCCTTCGGCTGCGGCGGCAGCGAAGTCGCGGTTCTTGTACTCGTACTTTTCGTTGTCGATGTTCTCTTCGGCGCCCGGGCGTGCCACGTGCTCGCACAGCTCAAAGCCCGCGTACATGCCCCACAGCGGAGTGGCCGTTGCGGCAAGGATCGCGCGGATCTTGAACGCTGGCTGGCCACCGTACTGCAAGTACTCCGTCAGGATGTCTGGGGTGTTGACCCAGAAGTTCGGGCGG
Encoded here:
- the treS gene encoding maltose alpha-D-glucosyltransferase; translated protein: MANPYQLHAPGISHDPDWHRKAVFYEVLVRAFADSNGDGVGDLSGLIDKLDYLQWLGIDCLWVPPFFKSPLKDGGYDISDYEDVLDEFGTLGDFRRLVSEAHARGLRVIIDLPMNHTSDQHHWFQESRRDPDGPYGDFYVWSDTDEKYQDARIIFIDTEESNWSFDPVRRQFYWHRFFSHQPDLNFENPAVHEAMFNVVRFWLDVGVDGFRADAIPYLYEEDGTNCENLPGTHDFLRDLRALVDKEYPGRIIIAEANQPPAEVVEYFGSEENPECHMCFHFPIMPKIFYALRNQQAEPIIEAMEHTPAIPNGTQWGTFLRNHDELTLEMVTPAEREAMLGWYAPDSRMRANVGIRRRLAPLLDNSRSELELIHALLLSLPGSPFLYYGDEIGMGDNIWLEDRDASRTPMQWNPDRNAGFSSADPGKLYLPVIQSLVYNYTTVNVEQQLAHSSSMLHWLRQMLGVRRQHPVFGMGSYRSVESSTSQVLAFLREATVVPDAEEWQMESGAAEQILCVYNLSQHPVSAELDLPDYAGRGLRDVFGGHVFPPIGEDGKTTISLGSQGFYWLRLRSPKSDITSTATTSLPVITPFQGRQEAS
- the glgB gene encoding 1,4-alpha-glucan branching protein GlgB is translated as MSNVESTMTPNNEGGELLSLLSEWLEQQRWFPARGRDFTLRVAGSVELDDPRRVAELQSLLVAVDSPNAETAVVHVPLAVRPRPLLAASDDEQDEADAALIGLLYGGSGEPTFVYDGTHDPAFVTAWLEMVRRGNRTGGAEGRPLAEFAERAEFVGSLSAGVLGGEQSNTSVVVGSAEGDVIIKFFRVPVSGVNPDVELGSLLTQGGSEDVPQTLGEVVGTWDTGTSADEAKPESGSLSVIREFIPGSKDAWRIASIAAIQGRDFTREAREIGRTTARVHASLRSVAGTRSLEDDDAARFTQSLRGRVERGWRAVGSAVGDYDEQIDGVLSEMGNIRELPVLQRIHGDYHLGQVLRSRARGWTVLDFEGEPLRAADERSQNDVALRDIVGMLRSFDYAAGVADHHNESDEPTDHSAWARSAREAFLVGYAEESGETVDTNSALFKGLWLDKALYEVAYEQQNRPSWIPVPARAVREVLESHSVNTVDDVSESHPATENTAAAATPVVAAASAGTVAAASSSNSDATATEEQPAPVRMARDIKPLAVSQEVLQAVGNGEHFAPHSVLGAHLHDNEFVTIRVRRPFAEGVEVITKNGSLPMHHEHAGVWTAVLKAEVPGRVPDYRISTSWNGDDNVVEDDPYRHLPTLGEMDMHLIGEGRHEQLWEVLGAHVQRYSSILGETVGVSFAVWAPNAQSVRVKGTFNNWDGSVHAMRSLGHTGIWEIFVPGAAAGDVYKFEIRGQDGQWRDKADPLARATEIPPLTGSVVEESNYAFGDDEWMERRTSVNPHNGPMSVYEVHLGSWRPGLSYREMAHQLAEYVGWQGFTHVEFLPVAEHPFGGSWGYQVTGYYAPTSRFGSPDDFRYLVDTLHQAGIGVIVDWVPAHFPKDEWALAKFDGQPLYEHPDPRRGEHPDWGTLIFDFGRNEVRNFLVANALYWFTEFHIDGLRVDAVASMLYLDYSREHGQWEPNAFGGRENLEAITFLQEVNATSYRVAPGTVMIAEESTAFDGVTRPTNHGGLGFGIKWNMGWMHDTLEYIQEDPINRAWHHDKMTFGLVYAWTENFILPISHDEVVHGKGSLLRKMPGDRWKQLANVRAYLAFQWTHPGKQLIFMGTEYAQDAEWSEAAGLDWWLTEKPEHKGVQHMVKELNRVYTENSALWELDNDPSGFQWIDSNDSAGNTLAFVRRNRAGEQVVVALNFSGAPREGYNLGLPAAGEWEEIFNSDDAAWGGSGVVAQGAISASNDAKFAMPASATVTLPPLGAVIYRVKN